A genomic segment from Biomphalaria glabrata chromosome 16, xgBioGlab47.1, whole genome shotgun sequence encodes:
- the LOC129923433 gene encoding DNA topoisomerase 1-like encodes MQGAIIWNRKTKKYEDQTNKNIGKQKHKNIGKQKHKNIGKQKHKNIGKQKHKNIGKQKHKNIGKQKHKNIGKQKHKNIGKQKHKNIGKQKHKNIGKQKHKNIGKQKHKNIGKQKHKNIGKQKHKNIGKQKHTNIGKQKHKNIGKQKHKNIGKQKHKNIGKQKHKNIGKQKHKNIGKKKHKNIGKQKHKNIGKQKHKNIGKQKHKNIGKQKHKNIGKQKHENIGKQKHKNIGKQKHKNIGKQKHKNIGKQKHKNIGKQKHKNIGKKKHKNIGKQKHMNIGKQKHKNIGKQKHKNIGKQKHMNIGKQKHKNIGSKEQ; translated from the coding sequence ATGCAAGGTGCGATCATTTggaacagaaaaacaaaaaaatatgaggATCAGACAAACAAGAACATCGGGAAACAGAAGCACAAGAACATTGGGAAACAGAAGCACAAGAACATCGGGAAACAGAAGCACAAGAACATTGGGAAACAGAAGCACAAGAACATCGGGAAACAGAAGCACAAGAACATTGGGAAACAGAAGCACAAGAACATCGGGAAACAGAAGCACAAGAACATCGGGAAACAGAAGCACAAGAACATCGGGAAACAGAAGCACAAGAACATCGGGAAACAGAAGCACAAGAACATTGGGAAACAGAAGCACAAGAACATTGGGAAACAGAAGCACAAGAACATCGGGAAACAGAAGCACAAGAACATTGGGAAACAGAAGCACACGAACATCGGGAAACAGAAGCACAAGAACATTGGGAAACAGAAGCACAAGAACATTGGGAAACAGAAGCACAAGAACATTGGGAAACAGAAGCACAAGAACATTGGGAAACAGAAGCACAAGAACATCGGGAAAAAGAAGCACAAGAACATCGGGAAACAGAAGCACAAGAACATTGGGAAACAGAAGCACAAGAACATCGGGAAACAGAAGCACAAGAACATTGGGAAACAGAAGCACAAGAACATTGGGAAACAGAAGCACGAGAACATTGGGAAACAGAAGCACAAGAACATCGGGAAACAGAAGCATAAGAACATCGGGAAACAGAAGCACAAGAACATTGGGAAACAGAAGCACAAGAACATCGGGAAACAGAAGCACAAGAACATTGGGAAAAAGAAGCACAAGAACATTGGGAAACAGAAGCACATGAACATCGGGAAACAGAAGCACAAGAACATTGGGAAACAGAAGCACAAGAACATTGGGAAACAGAAGCACATGAACATCGGGAAACAGAAGCACAAGAACATTGGCAGTAAAGAACAATAA